Proteins encoded in a region of the Bradyrhizobium sp. CB3481 genome:
- a CDS encoding lipoprotein-releasing ABC transporter permease subunit, translating to MDETMNETARTPPFAPFEWLLSGRYLRARRKEGFISVIAGFSFLGIMLGVATLIIVMAVMNGFRKELLDKILGLNGHLLVQPLESPLTDWKDVAERISTVEGIRLAAPVVDGQALASSAFNAAGVLVRGMRSADLNNLTSIAKNIKQGTMEGFDEGQGVIIGRRLADQLSLHAGDTITLVAPKGAVTPMGTTPRIKPYKVAAVFEIGMSEYDASFVFMPLPESQAYFNRKDDVTAIEVFTTNPDRIDAFRKFVTEAAGRPVFLVDWRQRNSTFFNALQVERNVMFLILTMIVLVAALNIVSGLIMLVKDKGQDIAILRTMGASQGSIMRIFLITGAAIGVVGTLTGFFVGMLICLNIESIRQFLSWMTNTELFSPELYFLSKLPAEVDFGETTAVVIMALTLSFLATLYPSWRAARLDPVDALRYE from the coding sequence ATGGATGAAACCATGAACGAGACAGCCCGAACTCCGCCCTTTGCCCCCTTTGAGTGGCTGCTTTCCGGGCGCTACCTGCGGGCGCGCCGCAAGGAAGGATTCATCTCGGTCATCGCCGGCTTTTCCTTCCTCGGCATCATGCTCGGTGTCGCCACGCTGATCATCGTGATGGCGGTCATGAACGGTTTCCGCAAGGAACTTTTGGACAAGATCCTCGGGCTGAACGGCCACCTCCTGGTGCAGCCGCTGGAATCGCCGCTGACCGACTGGAAGGACGTCGCCGAGCGCATCAGCACGGTCGAAGGCATCCGTCTAGCCGCGCCGGTCGTCGACGGCCAGGCGCTGGCCTCGTCCGCCTTCAATGCCGCCGGCGTGCTGGTGCGCGGTATGCGCTCGGCGGACCTGAACAACCTCACCTCGATCGCCAAGAACATCAAGCAAGGCACGATGGAAGGCTTTGACGAGGGGCAGGGCGTGATCATCGGACGCCGCCTCGCGGATCAATTGTCGCTGCATGCCGGCGACACCATCACGCTGGTCGCGCCGAAGGGCGCCGTGACCCCGATGGGCACGACACCGCGCATCAAGCCCTACAAGGTGGCGGCGGTGTTCGAGATCGGCATGTCCGAATATGACGCCAGCTTCGTGTTCATGCCGCTGCCGGAATCGCAGGCCTATTTCAACCGCAAGGATGATGTCACCGCGATCGAGGTATTCACCACCAATCCGGATCGGATCGACGCGTTCCGCAAGTTCGTCACCGAAGCGGCCGGGCGGCCAGTGTTCCTGGTCGACTGGCGGCAGCGCAACTCGACGTTCTTCAACGCGCTCCAGGTCGAGCGCAACGTGATGTTTTTGATCCTGACCATGATCGTGCTGGTTGCCGCACTCAACATCGTCTCGGGACTGATCATGCTAGTGAAGGACAAGGGCCAGGACATCGCCATCCTGCGCACCATGGGCGCCTCGCAGGGCTCGATCATGCGGATCTTCCTGATCACGGGAGCTGCGATCGGCGTGGTCGGCACGCTCACCGGATTCTTCGTCGGCATGCTGATCTGCCTGAATATCGAATCGATCCGGCAGTTCCTGTCGTGGATGACGAACACCGAATTGTTCTCGCCGGAACTCTATTTCCTCTCCAAGCTGCCGGCCGAGGTCGATTTTGGTGAGACCACCGCGGTCGTGATCATGGCGCTGACGCTGTCGTTCCTGGCGACGCTCTATCCGTCCTGGCGCGCCGCGCGCCTCGATCCCGTCGACGCGCTGCGGTACGAGTGA
- a CDS encoding ABC transporter ATP-binding protein: protein MAEEAEDVPVIYLHEIKREYRQGEATLTILNGAKLALWAGQSVALVAPSGSGKSTLLHIAGLLESPDDGEVYVAGTPTSQLSDVDRTQIRRNDIGFVYQSHRLLPEFTALENVMLPQMIRGLKRSETIKRSEEILAYLGLSDRISHRPAELSGGEQQRVAIARAVANAPRALLADEPTGNLDPHTADHVFKALMQLVQATQVAMLIATHNMELAGRMDRRVSLVDGLVVELE from the coding sequence ATGGCCGAGGAGGCAGAAGACGTACCGGTTATCTATCTCCACGAGATAAAACGCGAGTACCGGCAGGGCGAGGCGACGTTGACCATCCTCAACGGCGCCAAGCTGGCGCTGTGGGCGGGGCAGTCGGTGGCGTTGGTGGCGCCATCGGGCTCGGGCAAGTCGACGCTGCTGCACATTGCGGGCCTGCTCGAAAGCCCCGACGACGGCGAGGTCTATGTCGCGGGCACGCCGACGTCGCAGCTCTCCGATGTCGACCGCACCCAGATCCGCCGCAACGACATCGGCTTCGTCTATCAGTCGCACCGGCTGCTGCCGGAATTCACCGCGCTCGAAAACGTCATGCTGCCGCAGATGATCCGCGGCCTCAAACGTTCCGAGACGATCAAGCGTTCGGAGGAGATCCTGGCCTATCTCGGGCTTAGCGATCGCATTTCGCACCGGCCGGCCGAACTTTCCGGCGGCGAGCAGCAGCGCGTCGCGATCGCGCGTGCAGTGGCCAATGCGCCGCGGGCGCTACTGGCTGACGAGCCGACCGGCAATCTCGATCCGCATACCGCCGATCACGTTTTCAAGGCGCTGATGCAACTCGTGCAGGCGACGCAGGTGGCGATGCTGATCGCCACCCACAACATGGAACTCGCCGGCCGGATGGACCGCCGGGTCTCGCTCGTCGACGGCCTGGTCGTCGAGCTCGAATAG
- a CDS encoding DUF3551 domain-containing protein: MRILALAILAIGAASAAAPAQAQTYDPSYPVCLHVYGRINYYECRYTSLPQCNMSASGRAAQCVVNPYYAQAQGPSVRKRYRQVY, encoded by the coding sequence ATGCGCATTCTGGCTTTGGCAATTTTGGCGATCGGAGCAGCTTCGGCAGCCGCGCCGGCGCAGGCCCAGACCTACGATCCCAGCTACCCCGTCTGCCTGCATGTGTACGGCAGGATCAACTACTACGAATGCCGCTACACCTCGCTGCCTCAATGCAACATGTCGGCATCGGGCCGCGCGGCACAATGCGTGGTCAACCCGTATTACGCGCAGGCCCAAGGGCCGTCGGTGCGCAAGCGGTATCGCCAAGTCTACTGA
- a CDS encoding DUF3551 domain-containing protein, translating to MRRAVLAVLTATGLAALGAAPAEAVGTRYPFCLQGDEYPALSYCTFTSYEQCQATASGRFLQCIANPYYVGESEPPRAGYRPLPGRALPPAPGYGRY from the coding sequence ATGCGTAGAGCTGTTCTGGCCGTTTTGACCGCAACCGGACTGGCGGCCCTCGGCGCTGCGCCCGCCGAAGCGGTCGGCACGCGCTATCCGTTCTGCCTTCAGGGCGATGAGTATCCGGCACTGAGCTATTGCACGTTCACAAGTTATGAGCAGTGTCAGGCAACCGCCTCGGGACGTTTCCTCCAATGCATCGCCAATCCCTATTATGTCGGCGAAAGCGAACCGCCGCGCGCTGGGTATCGCCCACTGCCCGGCCGCGCGCTCCCGCCCGCTCCCGGCTACGGCAGGTATTAG
- a CDS encoding outer membrane beta-barrel protein: MKKVLLVTASLIALGAAAPAIAADLAARPYTKAPPMVAAVYDWTGFYIGVNGGYGSSRNSWDLVGFGAEGSHDATGGTVGGQVGYRWQAGTWVFGVEAQGNWADFSGSNVSLQDNRFRNHTNVDAFGLFTGQVGYAVNNVLLYVKGGAAVTSNTYRVNTIGGALAGVTGDDTRWGGTIGAGLEYAFAPNWSVGVEYNHLFMQDRTYNFTTPAGAAFGSDRIRQDVDLVTARVNYKFGGPSISRY, translated from the coding sequence ATGAAGAAGGTTTTGCTTGTTACGGCCAGTCTGATCGCGCTCGGCGCGGCTGCGCCGGCTATTGCTGCTGATCTCGCTGCGCGTCCTTACACCAAGGCGCCCCCGATGGTCGCGGCTGTGTATGACTGGACCGGTTTCTACATCGGCGTGAACGGCGGCTACGGTTCGAGCCGCAACTCCTGGGATCTGGTTGGCTTTGGCGCCGAGGGTTCGCATGACGCGACCGGCGGCACCGTCGGTGGCCAGGTCGGCTATCGCTGGCAGGCCGGCACCTGGGTGTTCGGCGTTGAAGCTCAGGGCAACTGGGCCGACTTCTCGGGCAGCAATGTGAGCCTGCAGGATAACCGCTTCCGCAACCATACCAACGTCGATGCGTTCGGCCTGTTCACTGGTCAGGTCGGTTATGCCGTCAACAACGTCCTGCTCTACGTCAAGGGCGGTGCCGCGGTGACCTCGAACACCTATCGCGTCAACACCATCGGCGGCGCGCTCGCTGGCGTCACTGGTGACGACACCCGTTGGGGCGGCACGATCGGCGCCGGCCTCGAATATGCCTTCGCTCCGAACTGGTCGGTTGGCGTCGAGTACAATCACCTGTTCATGCAGGATCGTACCTATAACTTCACCACACCGGCCGGCGCCGCCTTCGGCAGCGATCGCATCCGTCAGGACGTCGACCTCGTCACCGCCCGCGTGAACTACAAGTTCGGCGGCCCGTCGATCTCGAGGTACTGA